The sequence below is a genomic window from Paenibacillus silvisoli.
GCTCGCGTTCCGGCAAGCCTTCCGCCAGTCGATCCATCAAGCCGACGCACCAGTCCGTAAGCGCTCCGAATTCATCGGACCCATACATCAAAATCCACTCCCGGTAAAGCTCGTGGTCGAGCGCGCCCGGAAGGTTCATGTACATGACGCCGATTTCCCGGTAACTCCACATGCACGGAAGCAAGGCGGCGACCACCTCGGCCAACGAGCCCTGCGACGCGACATCGAGCAAATATTTGGTATAGGCAATCGTGGTCGGCGAAGGCTGCGTCAGCTCCAGCTCCTCGCGTTTGACGCCGAAACGCTCCGCATACTGCCGGTGAAGCTCCATCTCCACATGCAGCGTGGAATGGAGCAGCTCCGCGAACTTGACCATCGTTTCCATTTCTCTCGCCTTCATGCTGCCCATCGCGAACAGCTTGGCGTAATCGATCAAATATACATAATCCTGCTTCAAATAATAGATAAACCTCGCTGGATCGAGCGTCCCGTCCCGCATTTCCGTCAGAAACGGATGCCGGTGGCTTTGCTCCCAGATCGGCTGCGCCGAACGATACAATCTCTCGCTGACTCGACTCATTGGTTCGTTCCCCCGTTCTATCCGTCTAATCTCGACCGCTGTGCTGCGGCTTCCTCCGATTGCACCAATCCGCAATGAAAGCGATCATGACCTTACAATAATCAACTAGTTCTTGGATATCTAAACTTTCGTTCACCGCATGCGCATGTTCGAGCCGGCCGGGGCCGTAAATGACCGTCGGAATGCCGGATCGCCCGATCCAGCCCGCATCCGTAACGGTCGGACTCATGCCGAACGCAGGCTCGCCGCCGAGCGCCTCCCGATGGCTCGCGAACAAAGCGTTGAACCCGTCGCTCTCCGTATCGAGCTCTAGCGACGGGAAGATTTCGCCGCGCTCCTCGATCATCGAACGGCCTCCCCATTCGAATACCGGCGGATTATTGCGCATCCACGGGTCGGCGTTGGCGATGCGGAGCAGATGCTCCTCCACCTCGGCGGCAACCGTTTCATAATCTTCGTCCGGGTAAAAATGAACCGTAATCCACAGCGCGCAGCGATCCGCGATAAACGCTGCATGGCGTCCGCCCTCGATGACCGCGGGATTGATCGTATTCGAGCCGGCCGGAAATCCGGGATAGCTTTTGGTTACGGCCCAGTGCCGTTCCAATTCCTGAAGCCCCGTAATCAGCTTTGCCATCTTCTCGATCGCGCTGGCGCCGTGAATGCCGCCGCCTGCATGAATCATGCGCGACCGCATGCCGTCATGGTAAGTCACCGGGCTTTGCACCGTCACCCAGCCGGTAATGACCCCGCCCTGGCCTTGAATCGCCAATCCGCTCGTATCCGCCACGACCGCAAAATCCGCTTCGTCGTACCCGAGCTCCATGCAAACGCGCGTCCCGGCTTCGCCGGCCTCTTCGCCGATGACGGAGTGGACCTGCAAATCTCCTTTAAGCTCGACGCCCGCTTCCCGCAGCAGCTGGATCGCGAACAGCAGCCCCGCAAGGCCGCCTTTCATATCGGCCGTTCCTCTGCCGCAGGCTCGACCGTCCGCCAGCTTCAGCTGAAACGGATCGCCGTGCCATTCCCGGCTGTCCCCGACCTCGGCCACGTCCATATGGCCGTTCAGCAGGAGGCTTCGATGCGTCTCCCGCTCCGATCCGCGCAGCACCGCCGTCACGTTCGGGTCGCCGGGGTATACCTCCCACAGCTCCGTTTCGAAGCCTAACGCTAGCAGTCTCTCTTCCATAAACCGCTGCGCTTGCAGCGTATTCCGCGCCGGCGGGCTGACCGTCGGGAAAGCGACCAGCTCGGCAAGCAGAGCTAAAAGTTCCTCTTGTCTCTCTTCCACTTGCCGCTGCAGCCGCATCATTACGGCTTGATTCATATCGCACAAACTCCTTTTTACTAGGAAAGCCGGCCCGAACATAAAAAAAACCATTCGAGAATACACGAATGGTTACGATTCGATACGTTCTCTACGCCAGCATTACCTGGTTCAGATTAACGGTCAGGGAAATGCGTTCCCAATCTCAGCCGGACTTGATCCAGCACCCGTAGTCACTATTAAGTTATCCTCACTATAGCTCATATAGGAACGGTTGGCAACTAAATGATGCCATTCCTTCGTCCATGTCAGAGCCATGCCGTCATAATAATTCCGTCGCTATTGTTGCCGGACAGCTCGTAAAGCTGATTGGACGGCACGCTGATTTCCAACCCTTCCGCCATCGGATAATAGGAGATCTCATATCGTTTCCCATCGACAGTCGCCGCGAAAGACTTCTTCTCTTTCAGAAAATCCAAATACTCCTCCAGCGTAAACCCGTTTTCTTTCATGATTCTGCTGTGCGGCAAACCGACGTAGCGAAAATGCCACGGCTCGTACTGAATGCCGGTTATGTCCGTTTTGTCCTTCGGGTAGCGCAAAATAAACCCGTAACGGTCGGCGTTGCGCGTCAGCCATTCTCCTTCGGGGGCATCGTTCATCGCCTTCAGGGAAGAGCCGATATCCAGCGACAGCCCGAGGTTATGCTCGCTATGGCCGGCAGGCAGCGCATAATCGGCGCCCATATCGGCGTAGAGCTGCTCCTGCTCGGCCTGATCGCGATAACCGCTGCTGATCAGAAAATGGTTCACCCCGTCCTTGTCGGCTGCCGCCACCATGTCGGTGAAGCGCTGCAGCAGCGTTTGCGGCAGCCGGATCGAACGGTCAAGCAAACCGAAGCCGTCCAGCAGCTCTTGATGGCCGGCCAATTGGATCACATCCGCTTCGACGCCTTCCGGATGGATCCCATATTCCTTGTTGATTAAAACCAGATTGCCTCTATAGATTTGATTTTGGCTTACTTTTATCGTAGTCGTCCGCGCCTGTTCCTGCTCTTGCTCTTGCGCCTGCGCCTGGTGCTCCGCGGATTCGTTGCCGCCCTTATCCGTCAGTTCAAGCTTCACGTCTTGCTTCTGATGGCCCCATAGCCAACCGCCGATAAGCAGACAAATGAAAAGCGCCGCTACCCAATTTCTCATGTTCAGTTCCTCCTTAGCCTTGTGTTCACTAGGATAAGGAAGAAAGTTAAAAAAAGTAGCTGGGTAAAGTTAAAATTTTTATTAAAGGGGCCGGCTTATCGCCGCGGCAATCTGACTTCAAATACGGTGCGCACCAAGCTGCTTTCCGCGCGGATCGAGCCGCCATGCTGCTTTGCGATATTTTGCGCGATGAACAAGCCTAACCCCGTGCTTCCTTCTTGATGGGTTCTCGCTTTATCGCCCGTATAAAACATGTCGAACAGATGGGGCAGCTCCTCCTGCGGAATCATGTGACCATAGTTAATGACCTGCACGACCGCTTCGTCGTCCTCGAAACGGCAGCCAACATCGACGAACTGGCCGTCTTTGCCGTAACGGGCCGCGTTCGAAAGGAGATTCTCGAACACGCGGGCCAGCAGCTCGCCGTCAGCTTCGACGATGGCCTCCTGGTCAGTGGTCAATCTCGCGGTCAGCTGGTTATTTTCAAAGATGGGATACAGCTCCTCGATGAGTTGGTTTAACAGCTCGCTGAGGTCGATTGGCTTCTTCTCAATGGGAAGCATGCCATAGTTCATGCGCGTAATGTCGAACAACCCTTCAATTAATTTCTCCAACCGCCGGGATTTCGTATACGCAATCATCGTGTAGTGACGGGCTTGCTCGGCCGTTAACTGCTTATCCTTCAAAATAAGATCCAAATAGCCTAGAACCGATGTGAGCGGCGTCCGCAGATCATGCGCCAAATTGAGGATAAGCTGATCCTTGCTGCTTTCCGCAAAATCGCCCCGCTCCACCGCCTGCTTCAACTGCTCGATCGCCTTGTTGATGTCTTCCGCCACCGCTTGAAATTCATCGCCTGTATTCAGCTCTACTCGGGTATTCAAGTCGCCTGCGGCGAGACTTCTGACCCCGGCGGAGATTCGCTCGAAATAGGAAGCATAGGGCTTGGTCAACAGAAAGAAGAACAGAAACGAGAGCGGAATAAAGAAAAAAAGGAAGAAATTGAGGTCCCCGATACTGCGGATCCAATGGCGCCAATGCGCCGCGGAATCTTCGTATTGCACGTTGTTGCGGTAGTAATTTTGAAGAATCCGATAGAACAGATAGGTGAGCAGGCCTGCTGCCGCCGTGCTGAGCCCGAACAACGCGACCATGCTTGCCCTGAAGCTGCGCAGCCATTTAGCCATTGAATTTGTACCCTACTCCCCATACCGTTTTGATAAACGGCTGGTTGCCTTCGCCCAGCTTCTTCCGCAAGGTGCGAATATGGACCATGACGGTGTTGCCGCCCCCATAGTAGGATTCGCCCCACACTTGCCGGAAAAGATTTTCCGCGCTGAATACTTTGTTCGGGTGGCTGGCCATCAGGTACAAGATATCGAACTCCTTCGGCGTCAGTTCGATGATTTGCCCGTAGCGAAGCACGGTACGCTTGTCCGGGTCAATGAGGAGGCCGCCCGCTTCCACGACGGGATTGCTCGCCTGCCGCTGCTGCCCGTTGAGCGACAGGGCGCGCCGCAATTGGGCTTTGACTCTTGCGACCAGTTCCATCGGATTGAACGGCTTCGTCATGTAATCGTCCGCTCCGATGATCAGCCCCGTGATTTTATCCAAATCCGACGTTTTGGCGCTGAGGAAAATGATCGGCAGCGCGTACTGCTCGCGAATTTGGCGCGTCACCTCATGACCGTCGAGCTTGGGCATCATGATGTCCAGCACGGCCAGATCAATCGGCTGCGTTTGCACCGCATGCACCGCGGCCGCTCCATCGGCAACCTTCACGGTCCGGTAGCCTTCTTGCTCTAAATGGATCGCGATGAGATCGGCGATTTCCGTATCGTCGTCCGCGATCAGGATGGTGGCTTGCGTCATAAATTCGAGCTCCTAGAATGAATTTGGTTCCATTATACACCATCGAGCCGCTAGTCACCTCGGAAACAAAATCTAACGGTTGCCACAGCGGCTATTTCGGCGAAAATGGCCACTTTTGCAGCGCTAACGGTTGTGACAGCCGTTATTTGCAGCAAATCGGTCGAATTGGTTTGAAAAATAGCAAATAAGCTCTCTGGCAACCGTTAGAAAACTAAAATCCGCTTTTTTAGTCAAATAGGCGCTGTCACAACCGTTAGCACCGCCATACGGATGCAGGCCCTTCACTTGCAACAGCATCCGCGGCATAGACTTTCCCTCTCCGACCCTCTATACTTGTAGTGTCTTCTATCATCTTTAATTTTGCGAGGGACCGATTGGTGACGAACGAAGCAGCGCCTCAGCGCATCAACTGCATGAAATGCCGCCACTACTACGTGACGTGGGATCCGAAGTTTCCCAAAGGCTGCAAAGCCTTCGGGTTCAAAACGGCCACGATGCCCAGTCAAGCCGTATTATCCTCATCCGGCAAGCCATGCTTAAATTTCGAGCAAAAGCAGAAATAAAAGACGGCCATGCTTCAGGGAGCTCTAAACTCCCTGCCGCATGGCCGTTATTCATTCCCCTTACTTCTTCTTGCTGTCGTAAGCCTTCTGATAAATATCCAGGTAGTGAGTCAAATTCAAGCCCTCGAACCCTTTAATGTAGCTATCCCACTCGGAATCCGTCAGCTTCTTCGAGCCGGTTACGAACTGCGCCATATTGGAGCGGATGTACTCATTGATCTGCGTGCGCAGCATGATCGTTTCCTTCGCGTCGTTCTCATCCATGAAGATGGTGAGCGGGAACGTCTCTTCCGGCTGCTTGTTCTCGTAGTTATTCGCCGTCTCGGTGAACAGGCGGAACTCGTAGCCTTGCTGCGAGAACATGTCGGCCGGCGCCGTCCACGATTCGCGGATTTCGCGCGTACGTCTCGTGATGCCCATTTGATCCCATGTATCGTTGGACGTCGTCGTAATATCCCAATATTTCGGCTTCAAGCTGTACTTGGCCGGGTTGCCGTGCACATCCTTCTCGCCTTCAGGCGCCTTCTCCCAGAAGTTGCCCTCAAGTCCGTACTCGTTCATGATGGCATGCTCTTCGGAATACATGTAATCCGCCATTTTGATCGCGGCAATCGCTTCTTCCTCCGAAGCTTTGTTCGTGATCCCGAACTGCCCGTTGCCGTAAGCCTTATAGTAGCCGGCATAGGCGACTCCGCCCGGACCTGCAAGCGGCGGTACCGTTACATATTCTTTATGACGGTTCTGTCCTTCCGCCAAGCTGAACGCCATGCCGATGTGGCCGGCCGTCACGCTGCCGATGACGTTGTCGCCTTCTTGGTTGCCCACTTGCGCCAGCTGATCGATGTTCTGCGTGAACGATTCTTTATCGATCAAGCCTTCGCTGAACAGCTTGTTAATGTAGGTCAAGCCTTCGCGCCACTCCGGCTGATTCGCCGCCAGCTGCACTTTGCCGTCCTTCAAGTAGAAGAAATCTTCATCGTTGTCATAGATAAACGCGTTCATTAAGAAGTTCGACGGGATGGCGTGCCAGGTGTTGAATGCGCCGGACAGCGGGACTTCGTCCGCTTTGCCGTTGCCGTTCGGGTCCTGCGTTTTAAACGCTTTCAAAACCTCGTAGTACTCGTCCGTCGTCGTCGGCATTTTCAAGCCCAGCTTATCCAGCCAAGTCTTGTTAATCCACAGCTTCTGGGAATACCAGCAGTGGAAGCAGTCGTTGATGTGAGGCAGCGAGTAAATGTTGCCGTCCGGCGCCGTAATCGCGTCCTTCAAATCTTTGTCCTCGGTAAACGCGCGCTTGATTTCATCGCCGTATTTGTCGATCAAATCATTCAGCGGCAGGAGAATCCCCTGCTTGCCATAATCGATTTGCTCCGCCTGCGTGAAATTGCCCGAGAGGAACACGGCCGGATAATCGCCGCTCGCCAGAATCAGCTTCTTCTTATCGGCTGCGTTCGCGCTTGGCGTTGCGTCGAATTTGAACTTAATATTGAGCTTCTCCTCGATATATTTCGTGACCGCATTCGTGTTAATGTCTTCGATTCTCGGCGAAACGCTGACGAAGGTGTTCAGCGTAACCGTCTTACCGGTGTCGACCTTATTGCCCGATCCGTTGTCCGCCCCCGAGCTGCCATTATTGCCGCTGTTGCCGTTGCTGCTGCATGCCGTGATGATTAAAGCGATCAAGACTAGTATAGCTAGCGCTTTCGAGCTTCTCTTCATCTTCAAGACCGACGCCTCCTCGATAATATCAATCTTATCATGCTTCTCTCTTTCCGCCCATGCTTCGTTACGGCTAACTGACCGACATCACCTCCAGGACCGAATAAGTCCGATTATCCTTTCAGAGAGCCGATTAGGATGCCTTGCACGAAATATTTCTGTACAAACGGATAAATAGCGAGCACCGGCACCGTTGCGACGACGATGAGCGAGAATTTCAGCAAATCCTTCAGCCCCTGCATCGCGGCCATTTTGTTCGCGTCCACCATCATGCTCGAGTCGATGGAATTGAGGATCAGGATATTGCGCAGTACGATTTGCAGCGGGAACAGCTCCTGCGACTTCAAGAAAATGAGCGCTTCGAAGTAGGCGTTCCAATGGCCGACAGCATACATAAGCACGAGTACGGCCAAGATCGGCTTCGACAGCGGAAGCACCACCCGCCATAAGAAGCCCATGTCCGTGCAGCCATCGAGCTCAGCGGCCTCGCCAAGCTCCTTCGGTATGCTGGTCTGGAAGAAGGTTCTGGCAATGATGACCTGCCAGACCGCCATGGCGCCGGGAAGCAGCATGGCCCATCTCGTATCGAGGATGCCGAGATTTTTCACCGTCAGGTAGTACGGAATCAGACCGCCGCTGAACATCATGGTAATGACCAAGATGACCATGATGACATTCCGGCCGTAGAACGTCGATTTGGATATCGGATACGCCAGCATGACCGTCATCGTGACGTTGATTAATACCCCGAACACCGTGTAGAAAAGCGAATTGCCGTAGCCCGTCATAACTTGCGGGTTGGAGAAGATTGCCTTGTACCCGGCTAGGCTGAATTCAACCGGAAACAGCCACACTCTTCCGCTGATCACCGCCTGGGGAGAGCTGAAGGACGAGCTAACGATATAAAGGAGCGGATAAAGCACAGCCAGCAGGATGAACGCCAAGAAGGCGTAAACCAGCGTCAAAAACAGCTTGTCTCCGAACGACTCTCGAATTGCGTTTGTACGCGCCACCGGTGAACGCCTCCTACCATAAGCTGCTGTCTGATACGCGTCTTGCGAAATAGTTGACGCTCAGCAGCAAAATGAGATTGATGACCGAATTGAATAAATCGACGGCGGCGGAGAAGCTGAAGTTCGCGCCAAGCAGACCGATCTTGTAAACGTAGGTCGAGATGACCTCCGAAGCGCTCGTGTTGAGCGGATTTTGCATCAAATAGATTTTCTCGAAGCCGACGTTCATGATTTGACCGACATTCAAGATGAGCAATATGATGGCCGCGGGCATGATGCCGGGGATATCGATATGCCATACTTTCTGGATGCGCGAAGCTCCGTCCACTCTAGCCGCTTCATACAAATCGGTATTAATGCCGGCCAGAGCAGCTAGATAGATAACCGCGCCGTAGCCGATGCCCTGCCATACGTTCGACCAAACGAAGATGCTGCTGAAGTAGCTTGGAATGCCCATATAGTTCGAAGCTTCCATGCCAAACGCGCTCAAGATGTGATCGATAAAGCCAAGTCGAGGCGAAAGGAACAAAATAATCATCGATACCATGACGATCGTCGAGATGAAATAAGGCGCGAACGTGACCATTTGCACGAATCGTTTGAAGCGCATGTTCCGTACCTCATTCAGCGCAAGGGCCAAAATAATCGGCGCGGGGAACCCGATAAGCAGCGAATAAATGCTGATGATCAGCGTGTTCTTGATCAGCAGCCAAAAGTTCGGCGATTTGAAAAAGGTAGAGAAGTTCGCCAGGCCGACCCAATCGCTCCCCAGGAAGCCCTTAACCGGACTGAAATCCCGGAAGGCGATCTGCGCCCCGTACATGGGGATATATTTGAAAATAAATAAATACGCGAGCGGGAGCAGAACAAGCAAATAGAGCTGCCAATGCCGCTTGACGCGTTTGCCCCGATCTCTCAGCAGGAGCGAGCCGCCGCTGACGCGAACTTCCGATTTCTCCCTTTCGATGACTCCTGTCGATGAAGGCATGCTGTCGCATCACATCCTCTTTGAAGTGTTGGCCTTGATTGCTTTCAACGATAAAGGACGCAGGATGCCGCCGACAACAACCACTAATCCACCTCATGTTCAATTTTCCAAACCCGCGCCGTTACTGGGTTTTCCGCGCCGATCGCTCATCTTTCCGCGAGCGCTCAACTTTCCGAATGCAACGGGCGAACGACAAAAAGAGGCCGCCCATGAGCAGCGCTTTCGCTCAAGGACGGCCTCTTTCGTTTACATGGCATGGCGTTTACGGAAATCGACCGGCGATACCCCTTCCACTTTGCGGAAGACGCGCCGGAACGTTGCCGCATTCAAGTAGCCGACGCGCTCGCCGACCTCCTGGATGGAATCGGGCTGTTCAAGCAGCCTCTTCTTCGCTTCGGTAATGCGCAGCTGGGACAAGTAATCAAGGAAGTTTTCGCCGAACTCTTCTTTGAACAGCTGGCTGATATATTTGGCGCCGATGCCGAATTTATCGCCGAGATATTCGAGCGACAGCTCCGGATTGGCGTAATGCAATCCGATATAGCCGCGAATGTTTTGCAGAAGCTGATGATGCATGCGGCTGGAATACAACTGCCCCATCTGATCGGCATACGTCTGCAAGGTTACGCTGAACTGATTTTGCAGCTCGTCCAACGTATCGAATTCTTCAATGATATGGCGCAAGGACACCGAAGCTTCGGACATCCATACATCATAGTAATCCTTTGAAGCTTGCGATAGCTGCAAATCCATGTGGGCGACAAAATAGCGGCATAACTCAGCGATCTCGTTCTTCGGCAGACAACAGCTGCGCATGCCGCTGAACATGGCATCGAAGCTCTCTCTCCAGTTCTCTTCGTGCAGGCGGAATTGCTGGACCAGCCGATGAATCGCTTGCAGATGCTTGTTGGTCGCTTTCGCCGACGCCGCATGCTGCGTCTCGCTAAAGTGAATTACCCGATTGTGGCCAAGCGCCGCTTTGAACGTGAGCGCCTCAAGCGCTTGTTTGTTGGATGCGCTTGCCCCTTCGTCGTATGCAGCCGTTTCTCCGAGACCGATGGTCACCGAGAATGCCAAATGCTCATGAATCCACGCGTTAATACGCTCGCAGATCGTTTCGGCCTCCTCATTCGAGCTGTCCGGCAGAAACAAGATGCCCGTCATTTGCAGCGGGGTCGTCCATTCCAGCCATACCGGAATGCCGTGCTGCGTAAACAATTCATGGGCCGCGCTGCTGATGACGAATTTGAACAGCGATTGATCGCGGCCTTTGTATTGATTGAACACCTGCTCCGGATGATCGATCTCAATGACGAATACCCGCTGCTTATCGTGCTCCGGCAATGCCGACAGGTCGATGGCTTCCGCTTGCGCGCCCCGCTCGAATTGCAGCAGCTCCCTGAAGATCGCCTTCTGCTTCCGGGCCGCCGACGCTTCGGCTTCCTTACGAAACAGCTTGGTCTGCTCGGCAAAATTGTTGATCGCCGTTTCGATGAACGTAAATTCGTCCACCGCCAGCCGTCCCAGCGTCGGCTTGCCCGAGCCGAATTGATCCTGAATCCGGAAGACGAGCTCTTCGATCGGCTTATAGTTTTTGCGCGTAATATACACGATCGAGATGGCGCCCGCCAGAAAAATGAACAGTCCCAGCACAAGCCAAATGCTGGACAGTCCGTACATCGCCGAAACGACCTTGCCGTTAATGACGCCGCTCTCTACCGTCCAGCCCGAATACGGCGAGGTCAAGCTCGCGAGCACCTTACCGGATTTTTGATCGTCATCCTGATTGAACAGCGCCTTGCCTTCGCGATCGTACAGCTGGACAAACGCTTGCTTCGGATCGAACATGTCTTTAATCATGTTCCGCAGCGAGGCCGCGCTGACATTCACCACGACGAGTCCATCCGCGCCGTTGCCGACGGATACTTTGTGGACGAGACTAATGACATTTTTCGGCTTCTGAGCAACCAGCTCACGGTAAGGACGAATGGAGCTCCATTTGGAGGTATGGCTGTCCGTGCTGTTTTGTTGGCTGCGAATGAACGCGACGTCCTCGAAATCTTCCATCTTCGTGGTCATCCCGCTGAATACGACGCCGTCTTTATACCGGACCAAATAGTAGGAATCGATGATCGACATCTCGTATTGCAGCTGAAGCATCCGATTGACGAGCTGATAATTCAGAAACACGTTATCGTTGCCGGTTTCCTTGAAGAAATCGTTGAGCAGCTTGCTGGATACCAGCTCGCGGATCATCATCGTATCGAGCGTTTTCAAGCTGACGTCGACCGTCTGGAGGAGCTGGCCGACGAACACTTTGCTGGATTCCTTCGTATTCCGGTTGCTTTGCTCGACGAGCGTCTGGAAGAAAACGAAGAAGAGAAAGGAAAACATGATGAAAATGATCGGCAGGTAGGACCAGATCATCTTTCGCAGCCATGTACGGTTCAAATACCATCATCCCTTAAACTAAAGTTTGAATGTAACCGCATTCATGCATTTCTTCTCATTATACCCGCAGGCATATGGCACGTCTATGTTGTCAATGGAAGTAATTTTACACATCTACCATTTTATGCTTAGGCAAAGATACCCACCTTAACCTAGGCCGGTAAGCCGTCAGTACCTCGTTCCGACAAATTTCGTCGGAATGAATACAAATTTCTCACTAGCTCTTCCTTGTTTTGTGCTATACTTTTTCGTAGTTTTGCCATCAGACTAATAGAGAAATCGGTGATCACATGTTTCAGTTCAAGTGGCTTTGGCACAATTTGAAAGGAGACCGAGCGCGATATATTCTCGCCCTATGCCTCTCGGTCGTGGGCTGCTCGCTCACTATTATTAACCCGTACATCGGCCAGCGCATCGTCGACCTCTTCATCGCCGGCAGCGATGCGGCGCAAAATCTGAAGACCGAGCGCGGGCTGCTGATCGGTCTCGGTCTAGGGATGATCGGCTTCTCCTTACTCAGGACGGGGCTCTCCTATTTTACGACCTTGCTGTACGAGCGCGCCTCGCAAAACCTGCTGTACCGCGTCCGCGTCTACCTGTACAACAAAATTCAAGGTCAGGACATGAGATACTACGATCAGAACCGGACCGGCGATCTCATGACCAAAATGACGGGCGACCTTGAAATGGTGCGTCACTCCCTCGCGTGGATCGTGAAGACGATTATCGAATCGCTCACGGTTTTCGCGGCGGCGGTCGTCTATTTCTTCTTCATCGACGCGGAGCTGACATTATGGCTGCTCATTCTGTCGCCTCCGATTGCGATCGTGGCGTTTATTTTCGCCAGACGCGTCCGTCCGATGTACGTGGAATTGCGGGAGCGTCTTTCCCAGCTGAATACGACCACGCAGGAAAATATCGCCGGCAACCGCGTCGTCAAGGCGTTCGCGCGGGAGGATTATGAGATCAAGAAATTTACGGAGAAGAGCGTCAACTATTCGCAGGCCAATAAGGCTGCGGCTATGGTGTGGCTGGACTACTTCCCGTACTTGGAAATTTTCTCCCAAGGCTTTGCCGTCATCTTGATGCTGGCCGGAGGCTATTTCGTCATGGAAGGACGCCTCACCTTCGGGGAGTTCTCGGCGTTCTCCGCGCTCATCTGGGGTCTTTCCAACCCGATGCGCAACATCGGTATCGTTATCAACGACATTCAGCGCTTCTTCGCTTCGTTGACCAAAATTATCGAGGTGTATTACGCTCATCCGGACATCGTGAACGAGCACAGCGCAGTCGATAAGCAGCGCTATCAAGGCCGCATCCTATTCGAGAATGTGAGCTTCAAATACGACAGCGCGACGGTACTG
It includes:
- a CDS encoding ABC transporter permease is translated as MPSSTGVIEREKSEVRVSGGSLLLRDRGKRVKRHWQLYLLVLLPLAYLFIFKYIPMYGAQIAFRDFSPVKGFLGSDWVGLANFSTFFKSPNFWLLIKNTLIISIYSLLIGFPAPIILALALNEVRNMRFKRFVQMVTFAPYFISTIVMVSMIILFLSPRLGFIDHILSAFGMEASNYMGIPSYFSSIFVWSNVWQGIGYGAVIYLAALAGINTDLYEAARVDGASRIQKVWHIDIPGIMPAAIILLILNVGQIMNVGFEKIYLMQNPLNTSASEVISTYVYKIGLLGANFSFSAAVDLFNSVINLILLLSVNYFARRVSDSSLW
- a CDS encoding helix-turn-helix domain-containing protein; translation: MNRTWLRKMIWSYLPIIFIMFSFLFFVFFQTLVEQSNRNTKESSKVFVGQLLQTVDVSLKTLDTMMIRELVSSKLLNDFFKETGNDNVFLNYQLVNRMLQLQYEMSIIDSYYLVRYKDGVVFSGMTTKMEDFEDVAFIRSQQNSTDSHTSKWSSIRPYRELVAQKPKNVISLVHKVSVGNGADGLVVVNVSAASLRNMIKDMFDPKQAFVQLYDREGKALFNQDDDQKSGKVLASLTSPYSGWTVESGVINGKVVSAMYGLSSIWLVLGLFIFLAGAISIVYITRKNYKPIEELVFRIQDQFGSGKPTLGRLAVDEFTFIETAINNFAEQTKLFRKEAEASAARKQKAIFRELLQFERGAQAEAIDLSALPEHDKQRVFVIEIDHPEQVFNQYKGRDQSLFKFVISSAAHELFTQHGIPVWLEWTTPLQMTGILFLPDSSNEEAETICERINAWIHEHLAFSVTIGLGETAAYDEGASASNKQALEALTFKAALGHNRVIHFSETQHAASAKATNKHLQAIHRLVQQFRLHEENWRESFDAMFSGMRSCCLPKNEIAELCRYFVAHMDLQLSQASKDYYDVWMSEASVSLRHIIEEFDTLDELQNQFSVTLQTYADQMGQLYSSRMHHQLLQNIRGYIGLHYANPELSLEYLGDKFGIGAKYISQLFKEEFGENFLDYLSQLRITEAKKRLLEQPDSIQEVGERVGYLNAATFRRVFRKVEGVSPVDFRKRHAM
- a CDS encoding ABC transporter ATP-binding protein, whose translation is MKGDRARYILALCLSVVGCSLTIINPYIGQRIVDLFIAGSDAAQNLKTERGLLIGLGLGMIGFSLLRTGLSYFTTLLYERASQNLLYRVRVYLYNKIQGQDMRYYDQNRTGDLMTKMTGDLEMVRHSLAWIVKTIIESLTVFAAAVVYFFFIDAELTLWLLILSPPIAIVAFIFARRVRPMYVELRERLSQLNTTTQENIAGNRVVKAFAREDYEIKKFTEKSVNYSQANKAAAMVWLDYFPYLEIFSQGFAVILMLAGGYFVMEGRLTFGEFSAFSALIWGLSNPMRNIGIVINDIQRFFASLTKIIEVYYAHPDIVNEHSAVDKQRYQGRILFENVSFKYDSATVLDNINFQIEPGETIAIMGATGSGKTTLINLIPRFYDATKGRVLVDGVDVRKLPVDELRTSIGVATQDVLLFSDTIDGNIAYGDPDMPEEEVEKYAKLAAAHDFIGKMPEGYNTIVGERGVGLSGGQKQRIALARALAVRPPILILDDTTSAVDMETEEHIQKSLRELDFPCTKIIIAQRVSTTAEADRILILDNGRILEQGTHAELLARRGYYYDVFMLQNEGIGREAMTHGEK